TGGCCGAGCAGTTCGATGAGTCGATATCGATTCCCCAGGATGAGTCCGGGAGCCTCGATATTCAACGCGACCGACTCGGCCAATCGGCTCGCCGAGTCGTGCATCGGGTGCGTACCGGGCGAACCGTTGGGGGAAGCATTCGCGGGAGTCACCGGCGGAGCGTGTCGCTGGGGCGTGATCGGTTTTCGCGAGTCGAAATGACTCCCGATCAATCGCAGCAGTTCCGGATGATGGGATAGCAAATGTTGAAGGACCATCAGCTGCTCATCTTCATCGAGATGATTCAGCGATTCCAGGAGCGAGGGGTTGGTCATGATGGGCGTTCCGACCAAGCCAAGGATTACAATCTTCGACTCTTCGATTGAGTTTATTGTGACAAGGCGTCCGATGAAAGTGGCGAAAAGTGACCATACCGATTTTTCGGAGAGTTACTGCGGCGCTGCCGGAGCGACAATTTCCGGTTCCGCATTGCGCAGCGGCGGAATCGGGAGCGACGGGAGCGGCAGAATCGCGGGAGTTGTCGGCGTGATCGGGGCATCGAACGGGCGGCGACGCAGCACCAGGTACGACAACGGGCCATCGACGATTTGATACCGCGAAATCGGGTACCGTTCCAATCCCATCGCCGGAATCAGCCACGCGTGATTGCGCTCCGGCTGAATCACGCGATCGCGATGGAAAATTTCCAACGCGAGATATTGCGTCGCCAGTTTGCCGAACCGCGTCAGCGGATACTCATCGCGGCCATACAGCGGGTCGAGATCGGAAACGGCGTGAATGCAGTTGCTCACTCGTGGGCCATGATTGCGATCCACCGATTTGTAGCGATATTCACCGCGTTGCAATCGACCAATTTGCGCCTGGAAGCGCGGCAACGCCGTCGGGTAGACCTCATACGGCCCCCACAGTGCAATCGATTGACCATCTTGCAGCACAAATCGAATCGTCTCGTGCAGTTCCAGATTCCGCCCGGTTTCCGACTCCCGAGCCAGCGGACGAATCTTCAGAGTCGCGGGCATCCACGAAATCGTGAGCGATTGCACGATCGTTTCGCTCCCGCCGATGCACTGCGTTTGCACCAGCGTTGCCCAGGTATGCGTTTTGCTGGGAGTGCGAGGGAAACTTTCGCTGCCGAACAGGAAAATGTAGTAGCGTTCGCTGGCGTGCAGCGGCCCGACGGCCAACAAGAGCAATCCGAAAATCGAACCAATGCCGCGCATGCCCATGAATTGCTGCTCCTCGATGATGATTCCATCCGCGTAAATTTGAACCATGCTTCGGAATTTCCAAACGGATCAGCACGCAACCACCAGCATCCCGATGTGGATGACTCGCTATCCTCGCTGCAATCGCTACATCATCCGAAATGGAGTTCCGTTTCGGGAGTGGCGTCATCATGTCGATTGTCATTGAATTGCATCGTCAGGAACTACCGCCGGAAATCAAGCAGGCCATCATGATGCCGTTGGATGATTTCACGCGGCAGCAGGGGCACGTCTGGAGTCCCACGACGTTTTCGCTGGTGCTGGTCGATTCGGCGGGGCACGTGCAAGGCGGACTCTTCGGGGAAATCCTCTGGGAATGGCTGCGCGTGAGCATTCTCAGCGTCACCGAAGCCTGTCGCGGGCAGGGGTTGGGGCGGCGATTGATGACCGAAGCGGAGCAAGTCGCACGGGAGGCCGGGGGCCATTCTGCCTGGGTGGATACCTTCAGCTTCCAGGCACCCGATTTCTATCCGAAATTGGGCTATGTCGAATTTGCGCGATTAGCGGACTTTCCACGCGGAGCCAGCCGCATCTTCTTCCGAAAATCGCTGATCGCAGAATTATCCCAAAAAGACCCCGCCGAATAACTCGCCGAATGGGGCATCGCTTTGGGCTTCTTGCGGGCTGCCCGCTTCGCCGCTGGGCGCGAGTAACTCGGCACTGCGATACCATCGCACGCGGCTCGTGCCTTGGCTGCCATCGCCGGTGAGCAAGTCCGCTTTTCCATCCGCATCCATGTCTTTGGCAATCACGCGCACGCCGCCTCGTGTGGTGGGATCGCCGCTGAAGAAATTGGCCAATTCGCGGGATTCGCCGGCCAGCAGCGATGCCCCGGAGAGAATCCGCACGCGCGGCCCGCCGTTGGGGCCACCACCGCCAATGAGATCGCCCCGCCCATCGCCATCGACATCGCCAACGGAAACGAACGCGCCATCCCGCAAGGTCGGCTCAAACAGGAAGAAATCGGGCAGCAGTTTGCGAACATCCGCACCAGATTCGCGGCCCGTGGCGACACCGCGCAGGAAGTCGCCGTCGAAAATCGCAATCCGCGGCCCACCTTGGAATCCTGCGGAAACCACCAATTCGGGCACCGCGTCGCCGTTGATGTCGCCGAATGCAACCCGCGCACCACCGCGAAACGCCAAATCATCGGGAAACACGAAAAACGTAGTGAAAATCGCGCCGGTATCGCCACGAAACAGAATCACCCGTGCCCCGCCGCCCTGATCCGGCGAGAGGGCGATTTCGGCCCGCCCATCGCCATCGAGATCCGCCGCCGCGAGGAATGCGCCGCCCAAAAATTGCTCCCCGACATCGTAAGCGGTGAGATCGCGGAGAATCGCATGGGTGACTCCGTCTTGCACGCGCAGTCGGACGATGCCGCCCGGCCCGGTCACGCCGATCAGATCGGGCACGCCATCGCCATTGACATCTGCCAGCGCAGCCCGCACCCCACCGGGGGCTTCTTCCGCAGAAAACAGCGTCCGACTGCCCAAATTCGCCCCGGTGCCATCACGCAATTCAATCCGTCGATCGGTCGCCAATCCCGTGCTAATCGCCACATTGGCAATTCGATTTTGATCGCTCGATGATCGTGGCGGGACAATCGGCGGCGTGATCGGCGGCACTCCCGGCGGCGAAACCGGGGGCGTGACAGGTGGTGTCACCGGTGGCGTGATGGGTGGCGTGACGGGTGGAGTCACCGGAGGCGTGACGGGTGGCGGGGAGCTGCCGGAGTCGTCGTTGACGATGATTCCCGGTAGAATCGCCGAGGCGATTCGGGCATTTTCAGCGAATGACAGTACGATTTCAAACGATTCATCGGCCTCCGTGTCGGCATCGGCGAGGATGTCGAATTCGAGCTGCTGCACGCTGCTCCCGACGGGGAAAACGAGGGTGCCGCTGGGAAATCCGCCGACAAAATCGCTGGCGCTGACCGGGTTGGTCCCCGTGCCGCGAAGCACATAGCGCACGGAACTGGTGATGGTCGTGGTTCCGGTTCGCTGGATCGGAATCGTCACGCGGGTGCTGCCGTTGGTGCCTTCGGCGATGCTGCGAGGAGTGCTGTCGGCGACAATTGTCGAAGTAATCGGGCTTCCGTTGGCGATGGTGGCGAAGTAGATGTCTTTGCCGCCCAGTGGCGTGGTTTGCCAATCGCCGGTGACGGTGGCGACGCCGGGCGAGTTGATGCTGCCGAGCATGGCCACCGTGGAGCCGTTGACGGCAAATCCGACGATGCTGCCATCGCTGCCATCGCTATCGCCGTTGGCGGTCAGCGCGGTCCAAAATCGGCGAGTGGAAAAGTCGGCTGAGACGGAGAGAATCGCCGCTTCACCGAGTCGATACGCTCCCACCGTTTGGCCGTTGATGGTTTGCGAATCGCGGTTTTGCAAGGTCGCCGCCGAACTTCCGCCGATGAAGACGGTGCCCAACGCATCGGCGGCAATGGATGCGGGGGAAAAGCTGTTCGCGCCACCGGCGGATAATCGGGTGACAATGATTTGGCCACGAATCAGCGTGCCATCATTCGGATTCATCTGCGAAAAGAAGGTAAACGTGCGTGCCCCGGATGCCGCGGAGGTATCGGTGAATTGATCGGGATCGACGAGCCGACTGCCGAGTGTGGTGGTGATGGTGTCGGGATCGCGTGCAAACACCGTGTTGCCGCCGTCCATGCGCCCCAAAAAGTAGAGCGAACCGTTGGCTCCCCACTCGATTCGGACTCCGCGCGAATCGGCGGCCAGACTCGCATTCAGCACCGTCGAAGCGGAGAAATCCCAGGAATTCCAGGCGAGATTCAGCGTCGAATCGGCCCGGTCAAAACTGCGAATCCAAGGCACCTGCAACTCGCTGGTCGCTTGCGTGTAGCCGGTGACAAAGACGCGGTTCGTGTCTGGGTGAATCGTGAGATCCGCCGACCGAACATCTCCGCCAGTCAGCGTTTGCGTCGCCAGTTGTGTGCCTGCCGCGCTCCAAATGGTCAGGGTATCGCTCCCCGTCTGAAGCGTGGCCACGGTCCCATCGCGGCTGATGGCGACGCGATCGAAACTCCCGGATTGCTGCCAAATGGCCGGGCCGTTGAGATCGGCGGCGAACACGCGAATTCCAAAGTCGCCGACCGCGACAACGCGACCATCGCCGGGGCTGACGGCGAGATCGCGGACGCTGGTTCCGCCGAGTGAAATTTGCTGGCTGGGTCCGCTGCCGAGCGTCTCATTCAGCCGCAACAACTGGGCCGCTCCACCCGGAGCACCGGCGATTTCCACGGCGGCAAGATAGCTGCCATCCACGGGCGAACGCACAATTTCGGCCGCACGATCGTCGCCGGTGCTGCCAATCCATGTCCCGCGTGACAACGACAAATCCGCAGGTGCGATTCGGCTTTCCAGCAGCTCCACCGTTGAACGAATAGCGGAGCGAACAGACGGACGAATCGTCGGATGCTTGCGAGCGGAATGCGCGGTCGATCGATCCATGGGCGTGGTCCCAGTTTGCGAATCATGCGGATATTCGACGGGATGTACGCAACATAGGTCACACTCGCGGGCATCGATGCGAATTTTTCGGAAAAATTTCGCAAAATGCCGGATTTTCCCAGAAAAATGGATTCGCAGCGGATTCCGAATCACTCGGAAATCGATGGAATCCCGATTCGGCGGGGGTGCTTGCAATGCGGATTTCGCCGGGTGATAATGCTCAGACCGTTCGACGGATCAACAGGCATTGTTGTGAAGATTCGATTCTCGAATCGTCGCCGCTCCGAGGGCCGAGTGATGAGACAGTATCGCGGGTTTCGGTCGATCCGTTGCTCCATCCGCGGCGTGATCGTCGCAGGTTGGTTGCTGATGACAGTGGCATCGGGACAGGCCGCCGAGACGTACCTAACCGGCGTCACCGTAACAGCTTCCAGCGAGCAGGTGAAGGGCTACACGGGGGCGGCAAATCTGGTCAATGATCGCGGATTCCGCGAAGTGCCGCCGGGGAGTGGCAATTGGCTGCTGACTAACAACGGCTCCGCCGATGGCGGCTGCATGTGGAATTCCGCGTATCTCCCCAGCGGGCCGCAGGAAACGCCGCTCTTGGACTTCGATTTGGGCCGGTCGCAGACGGTCGCGGCCATGCACGTCTGGAATCATAACTCCAATCTCTCGCGGAATTTCCGGAATGTGACGGTCTACTATTCCGCCGATGGGAAACGCTGGCAAACGCATCCGCAATCGTTGATCTTTCGGCAGGCGTCGGGCAAGCCCGATGATCCGGGGGAACGGTATCCATTTCAGCCGCCCATCACGGCGCGATACATCCGACTTTGGGCCGAAAGTACCTATCGCAGTGGTGGTCAGCCCGATGTGGCGGCGTTGGGGAAGGTGCGATTTCTGCCCGGGAAACCGAGCGAATCCGCGCCGGTCGCCGCTGCTGCCGGATTGTACCCGCCGGATGCCGGGGTGGTGAGCGTGAAGGATGCCCCGTATTTGGCGAAAGGTGATGGTGTGACGGATGATACGGCTGCGATTCGGCGAGCGATTGCCGACACGCAAGGGACGCGGAAAATGCTCTATCTCCCGGCTGGAACGTATCTGGTCAGCGATTCGCTGGCGTGGCGGAAAGCCTTCGCCTATGGCCATCAGCAGTTCCGTGGGGAATCGATGGAAACGACCATCATTCGGCTCAAAGATCGATCGTTTTCCGATCCGAAATCGCCACAAGCGGTGATCGATAATGGCTTCAACGGCGAGTACGGAAAAGGATCATCCGCAGACTGGTTTCACAATCATTTCACCGATTTCACGGTGGACACGGGCCGAAACAATCCAGGCGCCGTGGGCGTGCGATTTTATTCCAATAATCTGGGGCGATTGGGTCGGGTGCGGATTCGCTCCGGGGATGGTGACGGCGTCATCGGCTTGGATATGGGTCACACCGATATGAACGGCCCGCTGCTGGTGAAAGACGTTGAAATCGACGGGTTTGATACCGGAATTCGCTGCGGCGGCACCGTGAATAGCCAAACCTTGGAGCGGATTCGGCTGAGCGGCCAGCGCGTCATCGGCCTGACCAATCATGGGCAATGTCTTTCGATTCGGGATCTCGAAAGTCGCAATGCGTGCCCCGTTTTGGAATCGAAATTTGGTGTGCTGGCGCTGGTTGATTTTCGCTGCATTGGCGAATCCGGGGCAGAGTCGCTGACGGCGATTTCGACCAACGAAACGCTCTTTGCCCGGAATCTCCAGGCCAGCGGGTACGATCGTGTCCTGAAGCATGTGGCGAAGGAGACGACTTGGAATGAAAAACGCAATCAGATTGATGAATATGTTTCGGCCAAGCCAATGAAGCTGCACGGGGCCGAGCCGCGCTCGCTGAATCTGCCGGTGAAGGAGACGCCGACGCCGTTGCAGGATGCGCTTCGCAGTTGGGCCAACGTGCGGGCATTTCGGGCGATTTCCGATCTGGATGATTCGGCGGCGTTGCAGCGAGCGGCCGATTCGGGGGCGGGCACGCTCTATTTCCCGCCGGGAACGTATGTCATTTCCCAAAATGTGACGATTCCGGCGACGGTGCATCGAATGTGCGGCATGTTTTCGACCTTGCGAGCGGTGCAAGTCGATCGAAAAAATCCGCGGGAATTTCACATCGAGATTGCGGACGGCGAGCGGCCGATCTTCGTGGAGGATTTCCTGGGCGATGTCGAATGGCAGACTCGCGGCAAGCGAACTTGGGTGCTGCGAAACTGCGGCCTCTCCGGTGGCAGCGCGACCGCGACCGGCGAAATGTACCTTGAAAACGTCGTTGGCGATTGGATTTTCGGCAAGGGGCAGCGTGTTTGGGCGCGTCAATTCAACGCCGAGCGAGAAGGCGTTCACATGACGAACGCTGGCGGAAGTTTGTGGATTTTGGGCCTGAAAACCGAACGCGGCGGAGTTCTCATCGACACGCTCCAAGGCGGGCAAACCGAGGTGATTGGCGGGCTTTCGTACACAACAACGAACGGAAAACTGGGGCCGATGTTCCGTGTGACCGATGGCCGACTTTCGGTGACGCTGGGGGAAGTGTGCTACACGGGCGATCCGTATCGCGTGTTGATTGAGTCGATTCGCAACGGCGAGATCTACCGAATTCCACGTGGCGAACCCGGATTGCGTCCTGGATTTCTGCACGGCAGTGCGTTGCCATTGGTCGTGGTTGGACCGGCCGAGCGATAGTCGCCCAGCCCATCTGCCGATGACGGATGGTTGTCGTCATCGGCAGATTTGGCGATGCTCAGCACATGCAGCAGCAAACCGGCGTGCCACCGATCATCATGCAGCAGCAGCAGCCGGATTCCATGCAAGTCATCAGGCAATCGCCGCAGCTTTGAATCATGGCGCAGCAATTGTCATCGCCGGAAGTGCAGGTCAGGCAGCAGCCGTTGTTCATCATTTCCAGCTTGCACGCACCCATCGTCAGATTGCAGCAACAGACCATCATGCCGTTCATCATGCAGCACAGGCTGCACATGCCACCGGCCATCATGGTGCAGAGGTTTTGCATCATCGTGCAGGCCGTCGGATCATCGCACATGGCCATGATTTTGATGCCGCCTTCGCACTTCACAATCTTCATGCTGCAGCGTGGCACCATGACCATGTTCGGCATCATCTGGGGCATCGTGGGCATGCCCGACGCCATCGATTGATTCGTCATGGTTCCGGGCATGGTCATGCGATCCATCATCATCGTCGTGGTCATGATTGTCGTCTCCTGTACCACGCGAGTGGGGCGAGGTCGCCGAACTCACCTGGCGAAAATAGCGAAGTTTTCCGCATTTTCCGTGCGGATTCGATTGCTTTTCCCGAATCATGCCGTATGATTCGAGAAGAATGATGATCAAGTTGACGAATTTAGTCGTGTATCGGATTCGTCAGTCTATCCCGAGGAATGGTCCCATGTTGACCCATCGGTTCCGTGAACATCTGCATGTGCTGCCGGGGAACATTTCGGTCGGAATGTCCATGCCCGCGTTTGTTCCGTGTCCGATGTTCGCCATGTTCTCGGCGGGGCAACAATCGACGATCCAAGCGATCTATCAAATGGCCGCCGAACAGACTCGCCAGCAACTGCAACCGCGTCGCATTCGCCGGGCGGAATTCTCTCGAAACTGACAATCAATCGATCCCTTCCGACTCGATTTCCGCAGCCTGCCTGCCAACACATGCGTTGGTCGGTGGGCTGATTGTCTTTTCGCTACCATACCACGATCAAATGGGACCGCTAGCCCATTCGGAACCTCGTCAGACCTACTCTGTCATGGTTAGGAAGTCGATCAATTCAATCGTGATTTCGAGGCGGACCGACGCCAAGCGGGGAGAGAATCCGACATGGCGAGCTGCTGCGAATACGGGGAATGGGAGCGAGAACTCTGCGGATTGTTGCCGGAATTGGCGGCGTGTCAAGCGTCGAGACGGGGCGACGGCTCAGGCGGTGGGGCGGCCGGATTGCATCCAAAAATGATATGCGGCAAACACCAAGATGACATGATGATGCCAGCCCTGCCAGGTGCGGCCCTCGAAGTGATCCAACCCCAGTGATTGCTTGAACGATTCAAATGCGGCTAATCCCTGGATTACGGCATCGGCACGATGCGGGGCGGTGGGATAGGCGGCATCCTGGAGGATTGAGTAGAAATCCGGCCCCGCCGCATACCCGGATTCGGCGACAATCGGCAAAATTGGCTCGGATTCGCGGCGTAATTCGTCGAGTAGCTCGAAGGCGATTTCCGATTTGCTGGCCGTTCGTCGTTCGGAATCGGGGACTTTGGCGTCGAGTGTGTCTTCTTGTTCGCGCAGCCACGCGGCGGGAAGGTATAGCCGCGCTGCCAGCGGGAAGAATCCCAACGGCCCCACTTGTGAAACGAATACTCCTACCTGGCAATTGATCTTTCGTCCCACGGAACGAGCATATTGCCGCTGCACGCCCACGGAATGCTTCCCCCGCTTGGGAAAGATGCCATCGTGGACCAGCCAAACCGCATGTCGATCATTCCGCCATGCGCGAGAATGACTTCGCACCGCCGTTGCCAAGCGACGATGATTCCACGGACTATTGCTGACGAAATGCTGCAAAGCCTGCGGCAAATTCGATTCCACGATCATCACCTGACTGGCTGCCAGCGCGATCGATTCGACGTTCTTCCGCTCCGTTGGCTCGAGCAATCCGCGCAGATAGGCACGGAATCGCAAGAACTGATCCGCCCGATGAAACACGGTCCGAAAATCCGCGACATACGACTCGAACTGCTCCAGTCGCTCGCGTTCCAACCGTCCCCGTTGGGGCAGTTCGGCGTCCGCAGATGCGTGAGGTGGCATGGCGATTCCCGAATTCCTGGTCGCGTCGATCGCACCCATTCGGCACGAGTCGCCGAATGATGACTAAGTTTGTCATGATAATCATCATAAACTCTGGGCGAGGAAATGCAATCGGATCTGCGCCGACTCGCCGTCGCCCGCAGTTCACTTTGTCAGCTCGGATTTACGATTTTTCGTAAAAAGTTACGAAAAATCGTAAATCCTGACTTCAGGGCCGAATCGCGCAACCAATTACCACACAATTGGTTCGGTTCAATCTCGTGCGGTTGCTGAACCGGGAAACTGACGAAGTGCGATTGCCGGTGGAAATGCCGATGAGAAACCGCATTGAAAAGATGATCAAGTTGATCATCTTAGTTCGATAGAGAATTCGAGTCGTGACCTGTCGCACTCGAATGGCAGTCGAACGGTTTGGAGATTGACCAATGCATGCGAATCGTCGGCAGAACGGGTTTACTCTGATTGAACTACTGGTCGTGATTGCCATCATTGCGGTGCTGATTGGACTGTTATTGCCCGCGGTGCAAAAAGTCCGAGAAGCCGCCGCTCGAATGCAGTGTCAAAATAATCTCAAACAGATCGGATTGGCCGCGCACAATTATCACGATACGAATCAAAATTTGATCCCTGCCTTCGTGGGGAACAATGCCCAGGGAGTGGATAGTTGGGCCACCTGGGCGGCGCTGCTGTTGCCGTACATCGAGCAGACGCAGGTGCTGAATCTGTGGGATCAGAAACGGTTGGTGAGTTATCAGCCGGCGGTGGCGTATCAGACGCAGATCAAAATCTATCTCTGCCCCTCGCGGCCGACGGCGGTGCTAAGTACCGGCGATTTTGCGACGCCGGGCGGAGCACTCTCCGATTATGCCGCCAGTTTCGGCACCGGTGCAGATTTCACGAATTCCAATGGCGCGATCATTCCGGCATTGCCGACGGTGACCACGGATTCGGTGGGGCCGCTGCTGGTGTCGTGGACGCATCAAGTGAAGCTGTTGGATGTGACGGACGGCACGAGCAATACCACCATGTTCGGTGAGAAGGCGATTCGACCGAATTCGCTCCGAGGTCGGAATGAAGATCGCAGCGTCTACAGCGGGCAGCGAAACACGCATCGTCGCATGATGGGGACCGATTCCGCCGGGACGCAACGGCTGCTGATGCCGCCGAATTGCCAAACGATCCCGAATGCGAATGAGTCGTTTGGCGGGCCGCATACGGGGATTACGAATTTTGTCTTTGTCGATGGCAGCGTTCGATCGTTGCGGAATTCCGCAGATATTGCCGTCCTTACTGCGCTGGTGACTCGACGCGGCGGTGAAGTGGCAGTGGCGGAATAACGTGCGGAATTTCCAGGAGAACCCATCATGACCGATATTCGAAATCATCGACGGATTCCAGGACGGTACTTGCTGGCCGCAGTGCTTCTGTCAAGCATTGGCTGCGGTGGCAGTGGGCCGCAGACCGTACCATTTTCGGGCAAGATTTCCCTCGTTGGAGGGAATCTCGAGCAACTTGCGGGGAGCGCCGTCGAAGTGGCGAAGGTCGATGATCCCGCGGTTCGCGGCTTCGGCGAAATCCAGCCCGATGGCCAATTCCAACTCGCTTCACTCATCCAAGGTGAACTTCGAGAGGGCGTGCTTCCCGGACAATATCAGGTACGAATTCTGCCCAATTCGGAAGATGGGGAATCGTATCGGCGATCGGCCAAAGCGGTGGCTCGGCGATTCTTGCAGTTCGAAACGTCGGGACTGAAAGTGAATGTGCCCGATTCGCAGGTCGTGACTCTGGCGATTTCGGCGAAATAGCGATCATGGCGGCGGTTTTGCGGCGGCGGGGGCCGAATCCGTCGCCGCTCCCCGATCCGCCGCGCGGCGTTGCCATTCGGCGGCGGACAACCCCCGCAGACTGCCATCGGGGGCGAGTTCCATCCCCGTGCGGAATTCGAGTTCCTCCCGCCATTGGGATGCGCTCCACTCCGGTTCCGCGATGGTGGGCAATCCAAGACTGGCGTGATCCTGCCAGCGAAATTCCGATTGCCCGAGCTGTAAAAATTCGTCTTCTTGCCAGATGGCAACGTGTCGCAGCATCGGGCCAATCGGGAGCCGGGTCGCACGATCGAAGCGTTGAATGCCGCTGGAACTGGGAAGCCAATCGCGGCCATCGGGCGAATCGATCAGGCCGGACGATCCCGGAAATGACTCGATTCGTGCTCCGGTGATTCGGTCGATCACCTCCCGAAGCGATTGCCCCGAAGCATCATTCATATCAACAATGGCGAATTGGTTGTCGCGAGTGAACGTGCGGAGCTTGCCGCGATTGGCCAGCGGTATCTCGCCGGGATGATCGAGATTCCACGCGATGATCTGCCGCGATTGAGCCCGTCCCATCAGCACCCGACCGTTGGCGGCGAGTTGCCAAATCGGGGCTTGGGCAAATTGAAAACTACGATCGATCGCGTGGCGATTGGGCAACCGAATCGGCTCACGATGGCTGTCGGTCAGC
This DNA window, taken from Tuwongella immobilis, encodes the following:
- a CDS encoding GNAT family N-acetyltransferase is translated as MSIVIELHRQELPPEIKQAIMMPLDDFTRQQGHVWSPTTFSLVLVDSAGHVQGGLFGEILWEWLRVSILSVTEACRGQGLGRRLMTEAEQVAREAGGHSAWVDTFSFQAPDFYPKLGYVEFARLADFPRGASRIFFRKSLIAELSQKDPAE
- a CDS encoding FG-GAP-like repeat-containing protein, giving the protein MDRSTAHSARKHPTIRPSVRSAIRSTVELLESRIAPADLSLSRGTWIGSTGDDRAAEIVRSPVDGSYLAAVEIAGAPGGAAQLLRLNETLGSGPSQQISLGGTSVRDLAVSPGDGRVVAVGDFGIRVFAADLNGPAIWQQSGSFDRVAISRDGTVATLQTGSDTLTIWSAAGTQLATQTLTGGDVRSADLTIHPDTNRVFVTGYTQATSELQVPWIRSFDRADSTLNLAWNSWDFSASTVLNASLAADSRGVRIEWGANGSLYFLGRMDGGNTVFARDPDTITTTLGSRLVDPDQFTDTSAASGARTFTFFSQMNPNDGTLIRGQIIVTRLSAGGANSFSPASIAADALGTVFIGGSSAATLQNRDSQTINGQTVGAYRLGEAAILSVSADFSTRRFWTALTANGDSDGSDGSIVGFAVNGSTVAMLGSINSPGVATVTGDWQTTPLGGKDIYFATIANGSPITSTIVADSTPRSIAEGTNGSTRVTIPIQRTGTTTITSSVRYVLRGTGTNPVSASDFVGGFPSGTLVFPVGSSVQQLEFDILADADTEADESFEIVLSFAENARIASAILPGIIVNDDSGSSPPPVTPPVTPPVTPPITPPVTPPVTPPVSPPGVPPITPPIVPPRSSSDQNRIANVAISTGLATDRRIELRDGTGANLGSRTLFSAEEAPGGVRAALADVNGDGVPDLIGVTGPGGIVRLRVQDGVTHAILRDLTAYDVGEQFLGGAFLAAADLDGDGRAEIALSPDQGGGARVILFRGDTGAIFTTFFVFPDDLAFRGGARVAFGDINGDAVPELVVSAGFQGGPRIAIFDGDFLRGVATGRESGADVRKLLPDFFLFEPTLRDGAFVSVGDVDGDGRGDLIGGGGPNGGPRVRILSGASLLAGESRELANFFSGDPTTRGGVRVIAKDMDADGKADLLTGDGSQGTSRVRWYRSAELLAPSGEAGSPQEAQSDAPFGELFGGVFLG
- a CDS encoding glycosyl hydrolase family 28-related protein, producing the protein MTVASGQAAETYLTGVTVTASSEQVKGYTGAANLVNDRGFREVPPGSGNWLLTNNGSADGGCMWNSAYLPSGPQETPLLDFDLGRSQTVAAMHVWNHNSNLSRNFRNVTVYYSADGKRWQTHPQSLIFRQASGKPDDPGERYPFQPPITARYIRLWAESTYRSGGQPDVAALGKVRFLPGKPSESAPVAAAAGLYPPDAGVVSVKDAPYLAKGDGVTDDTAAIRRAIADTQGTRKMLYLPAGTYLVSDSLAWRKAFAYGHQQFRGESMETTIIRLKDRSFSDPKSPQAVIDNGFNGEYGKGSSADWFHNHFTDFTVDTGRNNPGAVGVRFYSNNLGRLGRVRIRSGDGDGVIGLDMGHTDMNGPLLVKDVEIDGFDTGIRCGGTVNSQTLERIRLSGQRVIGLTNHGQCLSIRDLESRNACPVLESKFGVLALVDFRCIGESGAESLTAISTNETLFARNLQASGYDRVLKHVAKETTWNEKRNQIDEYVSAKPMKLHGAEPRSLNLPVKETPTPLQDALRSWANVRAFRAISDLDDSAALQRAADSGAGTLYFPPGTYVISQNVTIPATVHRMCGMFSTLRAVQVDRKNPREFHIEIADGERPIFVEDFLGDVEWQTRGKRTWVLRNCGLSGGSATATGEMYLENVVGDWIFGKGQRVWARQFNAEREGVHMTNAGGSLWILGLKTERGGVLIDTLQGGQTEVIGGLSYTTTNGKLGPMFRVTDGRLSVTLGEVCYTGDPYRVLIESIRNGEIYRIPRGEPGLRPGFLHGSALPLVVVGPAER
- a CDS encoding DUF1559 family PulG-like putative transporter, with the protein product MHANRRQNGFTLIELLVVIAIIAVLIGLLLPAVQKVREAAARMQCQNNLKQIGLAAHNYHDTNQNLIPAFVGNNAQGVDSWATWAALLLPYIEQTQVLNLWDQKRLVSYQPAVAYQTQIKIYLCPSRPTAVLSTGDFATPGGALSDYAASFGTGADFTNSNGAIIPALPTVTTDSVGPLLVSWTHQVKLLDVTDGTSNTTMFGEKAIRPNSLRGRNEDRSVYSGQRNTHRRMMGTDSAGTQRLLMPPNCQTIPNANESFGGPHTGITNFVFVDGSVRSLRNSADIAVLTALVTRRGGEVAVAE